In one Trichlorobacter lovleyi SZ genomic region, the following are encoded:
- a CDS encoding bacteriohemerythrin encodes MGITWREDLAIGVDQIDDQHKELLARFDLLLSSCKEGKGREEVLHLLTFLDDYVISHFSDEEKLQKQSGFPEYESHHAEHVSFIARLAELKERMRSEGGVQIDHVLDTNKLLLDWLLRHISVRDRALGRHLKSQGTA; translated from the coding sequence ATGGGGATTACCTGGAGAGAAGACCTTGCCATAGGGGTTGATCAGATTGACGACCAGCACAAGGAACTGCTGGCCCGCTTTGATCTGCTGCTGAGTTCCTGCAAGGAGGGCAAGGGGCGTGAAGAGGTGCTGCATCTGCTGACGTTTCTGGATGACTATGTGATCAGTCACTTCAGTGATGAAGAAAAACTGCAGAAACAGAGCGGTTTTCCTGAGTACGAGTCGCACCATGCCGAACATGTCTCGTTCATTGCCCGTCTTGCCGAGCTGAAGGAACGGATGCGTTCCGAAGGCGGTGTGCAGATTGACCATGTGCTGGATACCAACAAGCTGTTGCTGGATTGGCTGCTGCGGCATATTTCGGTCAGAGACCGGGCACTGGGACGGCACCTGAAAAGCCAGGGCACCGCCTAG
- a CDS encoding Lon protease family protein, with amino-acid sequence MPVQDECRLPVEKLRWTCDPEQFDFTTTADLPDLVDAVGQERALRSIEFGLGVRETGFNLYISGQTGTGRTSTIRNLLRQRAKSEPTPDDWVYVYNFKDADNPISLSLPAGRGSELAADMKELVEAFKNDIPKALESKEYESRRTEILEQYQAQSNELFETLETESEQHGFVLQRTVSGLVIVPQKDDHNFTQEEYDALTDEERTKLEEQGKLLTERLNDVLRQVRENEKATKDALALADRELGLSCLGHRLDPLREKYVDLEKVLAYLETVQEDILKNLEDFKPQPTQPQIPGLKIPRQEPSFERYEVNLLVDNKETEGAPIVFESNPTYNNLFGRIEHVMQYGGVAVTDFTMIKAGALHRANGGYLVIDAREVLINPFVWDSLKRCIRTAEIRIEDVLEQYRFMTMVSLKPEPVPLSAKIVLVGTPWIYYLLYYQDPDYRKFFKVKAEFDSSVSRTAVVMQEYALFVATLCRDKKLLHFDRAGVACLLEYTARMVDDQQKLSSRFMEIADFVREASFWAERDGHEVITCGDVRRAAEEQLYRVNRIEERMQELFEDGTIMVDTVGAVVGQINGLSVISLGDHTFGRPSRITARTWLGQAGMVNVEREVKLSGPIHDKGVLILTGYLGGLFARSHPLSLSASICFEQNYDGVEGDSASSTELYALLSALSGVPIKQGIAVTGSVNQRGQIQPIGGVNHKIEGFYAVCKAKGLTGDQGVLIPKTNERHLMLKEEVVEAIAAGRFHLWSIETIEQGIEILTGVQAGVAGKNGSFPKDTVFYQVAQTLKKMHARMRDEDDGKGKTAAHKKKTAATRKKKSVEADREA; translated from the coding sequence ATGCCCGTTCAAGATGAATGTCGTCTACCGGTAGAAAAGCTGCGCTGGACATGCGACCCTGAACAGTTTGATTTTACTACCACGGCCGATCTGCCTGACCTGGTGGATGCGGTGGGGCAGGAGCGTGCCCTGCGTTCGATCGAGTTCGGCCTGGGTGTCAGGGAGACCGGGTTCAACCTCTATATCTCCGGCCAGACCGGAACCGGCCGTACCTCTACCATCCGCAACCTGCTGCGCCAACGGGCCAAGTCTGAGCCCACGCCGGATGACTGGGTCTACGTCTATAACTTCAAGGATGCCGACAACCCGATCTCACTGTCGCTTCCGGCCGGCAGAGGCAGTGAACTGGCCGCCGACATGAAGGAGCTGGTGGAGGCGTTCAAGAACGATATCCCCAAGGCCCTTGAAAGCAAGGAGTACGAATCCCGCCGTACCGAGATCCTGGAACAGTATCAGGCCCAGAGCAATGAACTGTTTGAGACCCTTGAAACCGAATCGGAGCAGCATGGTTTTGTGCTGCAACGGACCGTATCCGGCCTGGTGATCGTACCGCAGAAGGACGACCATAACTTCACCCAGGAAGAGTACGATGCCTTGACTGACGAGGAGCGTACCAAGCTTGAGGAACAGGGCAAATTATTGACGGAGCGCCTGAATGATGTCCTGCGGCAGGTGCGCGAGAACGAGAAGGCCACCAAGGACGCCCTGGCCCTGGCCGACCGTGAGCTTGGTCTCTCCTGTCTGGGACATCGCCTGGACCCGCTGCGGGAGAAATATGTCGATCTGGAAAAGGTGCTGGCCTATCTTGAAACCGTCCAGGAAGATATTCTGAAAAACCTGGAGGATTTTAAGCCTCAGCCTACCCAGCCCCAGATACCCGGTCTCAAGATCCCCCGTCAGGAACCCAGCTTTGAGCGCTATGAGGTCAACCTGCTGGTGGACAACAAGGAGACCGAGGGGGCGCCGATCGTCTTTGAATCCAACCCCACCTACAACAACCTGTTTGGCCGGATCGAGCATGTCATGCAGTACGGCGGCGTGGCGGTGACCGACTTTACCATGATCAAGGCCGGGGCCTTGCACCGCGCCAATGGCGGCTACCTGGTGATTGATGCCCGTGAGGTGCTGATCAACCCCTTTGTCTGGGACTCCCTCAAACGTTGTATCCGCACCGCCGAGATCAGGATTGAGGATGTACTGGAGCAGTATCGCTTCATGACGATGGTCTCGCTTAAACCTGAGCCGGTGCCGCTTTCAGCCAAGATTGTGCTGGTGGGTACCCCCTGGATCTACTATCTGCTCTACTACCAGGATCCGGACTACCGTAAATTTTTCAAGGTCAAGGCGGAGTTTGACAGCTCCGTCTCCCGTACGGCGGTGGTCATGCAGGAGTATGCCCTGTTTGTGGCCACCCTCTGCCGCGACAAGAAGCTGCTGCATTTTGACCGGGCCGGTGTGGCCTGCCTGCTGGAGTACACCGCCCGGATGGTGGATGATCAGCAGAAGCTCTCTTCCCGCTTCATGGAGATCGCCGACTTCGTGCGGGAGGCCAGCTTCTGGGCCGAGCGCGACGGACATGAGGTGATAACCTGCGGTGACGTGCGCCGGGCTGCGGAAGAACAGCTCTACCGGGTCAACCGGATTGAAGAACGGATGCAGGAACTATTTGAGGACGGCACCATCATGGTGGATACCGTGGGGGCGGTGGTGGGACAGATCAACGGCCTCTCGGTCATCTCGCTGGGCGACCACACCTTTGGCCGTCCTTCCAGGATCACGGCCCGTACCTGGCTGGGACAGGCCGGTATGGTCAATGTGGAGCGGGAGGTCAAGCTGTCCGGCCCGATCCATGACAAGGGGGTCCTGATCCTGACCGGCTATCTGGGGGGGCTGTTTGCCCGCAGCCATCCCCTTTCACTGTCCGCCTCGATCTGTTTTGAGCAGAACTATGACGGTGTCGAGGGCGACAGCGCCTCCTCCACCGAGCTGTACGCCCTGCTCTCAGCCCTGTCCGGAGTACCGATTAAACAGGGGATTGCGGTGACCGGCAGTGTCAACCAGCGGGGGCAGATCCAGCCGATCGGTGGTGTGAACCACAAGATTGAGGGATTCTACGCGGTCTGCAAGGCAAAGGGGCTGACCGGCGATCAGGGGGTTCTGATTCCCAAGACCAATGAACGGCACCTGATGCTGAAGGAAGAGGTGGTGGAGGCAATTGCCGCCGGACGATTCCATCTCTGGAGTATTGAGACCATTGAGCAGGGGATTGAGATCCTGACCGGGGTTCAGGCCGGTGTTGCCGGCAAGAACGGCAGCTTTCCCAAGGATACGGTCTTTTATCAGGTGGCACAAACCCTGAAGAAGATGCATGCGCGGATGCGCGATGAAGATGACGGTAAAGGCAAGACAGCCGCCCACAAGAAAAAAACGGCTGCTACCCGCAAGAAAAAATCTGTTGAAGCAGACAGGGAGGCATAA
- a CDS encoding GGDEF domain-containing protein, with translation MLRNLSSLLLPLIVLLLSWLLLSRAFSLSPAQQELLTLAPYLLAAAALISGYHFKRGRVCLLIILATVNYYLGSHYLAAGTVTPEANLVYRALAILLPFNLLVIALMREKGITGCTGRMRLTFLGGQLFLLWLTLHQGSQALWMALTHPLLQLSLLASLPIPQLSLLMLVAAAGITLWKAWQRPAPVEGALFGVVITFAVLLAWPAVPFVTTIFSGTASLILVLAIIQDSHNMAFRDDMTGLPSRRALNELLRGLGSRYAIAMVDVDHFKRFNDTYGHDVGDQVLKVVAGRLMAVSGGGRPFRYGGEEFTVIFPGKSAKDAAPHLERLRKAIEEYKMALRSDDRPKDDSKGQVSRNRQYASRDVSVTVSIGVAESGSRYTTAEEVIRAADSALYRAKNGGRNQVCLAGQR, from the coding sequence ATGCTCCGCAACCTTTCATCGCTGCTGCTTCCGCTGATCGTCCTGCTGCTCTCCTGGTTGCTGCTTTCACGCGCCTTTTCCCTCTCGCCCGCACAACAGGAACTGCTGACCCTGGCTCCCTATCTGCTGGCAGCAGCGGCGCTTATATCCGGTTACCATTTCAAGCGGGGCAGGGTCTGTCTGCTGATCATTCTCGCTACGGTAAATTACTACCTGGGCAGCCATTACCTGGCTGCTGGCACAGTCACGCCGGAGGCCAACCTGGTCTATCGGGCCCTGGCGATCCTGCTTCCGTTTAACCTGCTGGTGATTGCCCTGATGCGGGAAAAAGGGATTACCGGCTGCACCGGGCGGATGCGGCTGACCTTCCTCGGCGGGCAGCTGTTCCTGCTCTGGCTGACGTTGCATCAGGGCAGTCAGGCGCTCTGGATGGCCCTGACCCATCCGCTGCTGCAGCTGTCACTGCTGGCCTCCCTGCCGATCCCGCAGCTCAGCCTGCTGATGCTGGTTGCTGCTGCCGGTATAACCTTATGGAAGGCCTGGCAGCGTCCAGCCCCGGTTGAGGGGGCGCTGTTCGGCGTGGTGATCACCTTTGCTGTGCTGCTGGCATGGCCTGCGGTGCCGTTCGTCACTACGATCTTCAGCGGCACCGCCAGTCTGATACTGGTGTTGGCCATTATTCAGGATTCCCATAACATGGCCTTCCGCGACGACATGACCGGTCTGCCGTCGCGGCGGGCCCTGAACGAACTGCTGCGTGGTCTGGGCAGCCGCTATGCCATCGCCATGGTTGACGTCGATCACTTCAAACGCTTTAACGATACCTATGGTCATGATGTGGGCGACCAGGTATTGAAGGTGGTGGCGGGACGTCTGATGGCGGTCTCCGGCGGCGGCCGGCCCTTCAGGTATGGCGGTGAGGAGTTTACCGTCATTTTCCCCGGCAAGAGTGCCAAGGATGCCGCCCCCCACCTTGAGCGGCTGCGCAAGGCGATTGAGGAGTATAAAATGGCCCTGCGTTCCGATGACCGTCCCAAGGATGACAGCAAAGGGCAGGTCAGCCGAAACAGACAGTACGCGAGCAGGGATGTCTCGGTGACGGTCAGCATCGGCGTGGCAGAGTCAGGCAGCCGCTATACCACTGCTGAAGAGGTGATCAGGGCGGCGGACTCGGCTTTGTACCGTGCCAAAAACGGTGGTCGTAATCAGGTCTGTCTGGCTGGGCAACGTTAG